The Amycolatopsis sp. 195334CR genome window below encodes:
- a CDS encoding ESX secretion-associated protein EspG: protein MAHSFSLSLAAVDILLEHTRLGRAPFPFQVPHIGTTHTQRKQVRDAVFRDLESRGVLRRGRLDGDVEIALGTFVRSPVAITAAAQLEGGKRLFARSATNGQFGVMVRQDENLLVFEEARPTGVVPAIVDLLPMTPAGPGQSVTIAKPAARPKRPREDGYDPFAGVAAPRSHSSAPPQLRAVERIFEKPKKRIGQFTAFVRAQDGTAVNLAPVAWFDNEDGRYFSTMRQAADGQQWLTYAPADNARIAQQLFQQLEGYL, encoded by the coding sequence ATGGCCCACTCGTTCTCGCTGTCGCTGGCGGCGGTGGACATCCTGCTCGAGCACACCCGCCTCGGCCGCGCGCCCTTCCCGTTCCAGGTGCCGCACATCGGCACCACGCACACCCAGCGCAAGCAGGTCCGCGACGCGGTCTTCCGCGACCTGGAGTCCCGCGGTGTGCTGCGCCGCGGCCGCCTCGACGGGGACGTCGAGATCGCGCTCGGCACCTTCGTCCGGTCACCGGTGGCGATCACCGCGGCCGCCCAGCTCGAAGGCGGCAAGCGGCTCTTCGCCCGGTCCGCCACCAACGGCCAGTTCGGCGTGATGGTCCGCCAGGACGAGAACCTCCTGGTGTTCGAGGAGGCGCGCCCGACCGGGGTGGTGCCCGCCATCGTCGACCTGCTGCCGATGACCCCGGCCGGGCCCGGCCAGTCGGTGACCATCGCCAAGCCGGCCGCGCGCCCGAAGCGCCCGCGCGAGGACGGCTACGACCCGTTCGCCGGGGTCGCCGCACCGCGCTCGCACTCGTCGGCGCCGCCGCAGCTGCGCGCGGTCGAGCGGATCTTCGAGAAGCCGAAGAAGCGGATCGGCCAGTTCACCGCCTTCGTCCGGGCGCAGGACGGCACCGCGGTGAACCTGGCCCCGGTCGCCTGGTTCGACAACGAGGACGGCCGCTATTTCAGCACCATGCGCCAGGCCGCCGACGGCCAGCAGTGGCTGACCTACGCCCCGGCCGACAACGCGCGCATCGCCCAGCAGTTGTTCCAGCAGCTCGAGGGCTATCTGTGA
- a CDS encoding acyl-CoA dehydrogenase family protein: protein MGDFLERARRIADEVFFPAANAVDAAGEVPREHFDLLAEEGFYGLAAPAEIGGPGLELPEIVAVLETLAGGCLSTTFTWMQHHGVVLSLASTPNTDLRDQHLAAALKGETRFGVAFAGAIPPVPRLRAERVDGGFRLHGEAPFVSGWGAVDLLQVSARDGDQVINGLVEPAAGRTLRVEGLDLVAAQATGTVRLEFDGYELPSNQVVSEITHEQMLAGQVVGSRLNGCVACGLADRIIRLLGATEPAAKLRAELDDVRGRLDAGMADLELLYPARAAASELAFRAAGVLVTATGSTSVLRANHPQRLARESVFTLIAASRPQTKAALLELLV, encoded by the coding sequence ATGGGCGATTTCCTTGAGCGGGCCCGGCGCATCGCCGACGAGGTGTTCTTCCCGGCCGCCAACGCGGTCGACGCCGCGGGCGAAGTGCCGCGCGAGCACTTCGACCTGCTCGCCGAGGAGGGTTTCTACGGCCTCGCCGCCCCCGCCGAGATCGGCGGCCCCGGCCTCGAACTGCCCGAGATCGTCGCCGTGCTGGAGACGCTCGCCGGCGGCTGCCTGAGCACCACCTTCACCTGGATGCAGCACCACGGCGTGGTGCTCTCGCTCGCGTCCACCCCCAACACCGACCTGCGCGACCAGCACCTCGCCGCCGCGCTCAAGGGCGAGACCCGGTTCGGGGTCGCCTTCGCCGGGGCCATCCCGCCGGTGCCGCGGTTGCGTGCCGAACGCGTCGACGGCGGGTTCCGGCTGCACGGCGAGGCCCCGTTCGTCAGCGGCTGGGGCGCGGTCGACCTGCTCCAGGTCTCCGCCCGCGACGGCGACCAGGTGATCAACGGCCTGGTCGAACCGGCCGCCGGGCGCACGCTGCGCGTCGAGGGCCTCGACCTGGTCGCGGCGCAGGCCACCGGCACCGTCCGGCTCGAATTCGACGGCTACGAGCTGCCGTCGAACCAGGTGGTCAGCGAGATCACCCACGAGCAGATGCTCGCCGGGCAGGTGGTCGGCTCGCGGCTCAACGGGTGCGTCGCGTGCGGGCTGGCCGATCGGATCATCCGGCTGCTCGGCGCCACCGAGCCCGCCGCGAAGCTGCGCGCCGAACTCGACGACGTCCGCGGGCGCCTCGACGCCGGGATGGCGGACCTCGAACTGCTGTACCCGGCTCGCGCGGCGGCTTCCGAACTCGCCTTCCGCGCGGCCGGGGTGCTGGTCACCGCCACCGGCAGCACCAGCGTGCTCCGCGCGAACCACCCCCAGCGGCTCGCCCGCGAGTCGGTGTTCACCCTCATCGCGGCCTCGCGCCCGCAGACGAAGGCCGCGTTGCTCGAACTGCTCGTCTAG
- a CDS encoding glycosyltransferase translates to MPGKAVTGQPGGAAVKDPAAPNGTRPNASGEEQTVFSERAPQDRLLAQRGLFAGPSDVVSKDLYAEVTLGVAARRRGGVTLEPSAKVSGNTYFGRFPASYWQRWTTADKVRVEATVTGDGLLTVGASDFEGEHRTVTAREITGADHTQVTLEAKIDKFYDGGALWLDLSTESGQRLTVERVRWTVDSPEQIRPTAVTICTMNRADDCLSNLQALAGDLNSLETLDAIYVADQGTDRVETREGFAQVVKDLGDKLHYITQPNLGGAGGFTRGLYEVAGHTETEHANVLFMDDDVLLEPDLVIRLTAFSNRAANPIIVGGQMLNLLHPDQLHVGAEYARLNTLEPGQPVEHSLDTADLLGVDEETGKPNRQERRLDAGYNGWWSCLIPYEVVKEIGYPLPFFFQWDDAEYSYRARGKGFPTVTLPGAGVWHADFGWKDWDEWHRYFNLRNSIITAALHSPFNLNLLSRVLVAQLVRYLLGMQYGLSATLIKAVEDFLEGPEILRDGGVAAMKEIRRIREEYPETKRHKATEVPGIASADIGIINAAPRPSLQRVILLKRIIDRLLGRHRFGLGAVPNDEASWWHISLFDTAVVTDASQEGVRVRKYDRDRMFELGKRGVKVLQRLRKEGAAVQEQYKRAMPELTSRENWTRLYEL, encoded by the coding sequence ATGCCCGGTAAAGCAGTGACCGGACAGCCCGGCGGCGCGGCGGTCAAGGACCCGGCGGCGCCGAACGGTACCCGCCCGAACGCTTCCGGTGAGGAGCAGACGGTGTTCTCCGAGCGCGCCCCCCAGGATCGGCTGCTCGCGCAGCGCGGCCTGTTCGCCGGCCCGTCCGACGTGGTGTCGAAGGACCTCTACGCCGAGGTGACGCTGGGCGTGGCCGCCCGCCGTCGCGGCGGGGTCACCCTCGAACCGTCGGCGAAGGTGTCCGGCAACACCTACTTCGGCCGGTTCCCGGCCAGCTACTGGCAGCGCTGGACCACGGCGGACAAGGTGCGGGTGGAGGCCACCGTCACCGGTGACGGCCTGCTCACCGTCGGCGCCTCCGACTTCGAGGGCGAGCACCGCACGGTCACCGCCCGTGAGATCACCGGCGCGGACCACACCCAGGTCACCCTGGAAGCCAAGATCGACAAGTTCTACGACGGCGGCGCGCTGTGGCTGGACCTGTCCACCGAGTCCGGCCAGCGGCTGACCGTGGAGCGCGTGCGCTGGACGGTCGACTCGCCGGAGCAGATCCGCCCGACCGCGGTCACCATCTGCACGATGAACCGCGCCGACGACTGCCTGTCGAACCTGCAGGCGCTGGCCGGTGACCTCAACTCGCTGGAGACCCTCGACGCGATCTACGTCGCCGACCAGGGCACCGACCGGGTGGAGACCCGCGAGGGCTTCGCCCAGGTGGTCAAGGACCTCGGCGACAAGCTGCACTACATCACCCAGCCGAACCTCGGCGGGGCGGGCGGGTTCACCCGCGGCCTGTACGAGGTCGCCGGGCACACCGAGACCGAGCACGCCAACGTCCTGTTCATGGACGACGACGTGCTGCTCGAGCCGGACCTGGTGATCCGGCTGACCGCGTTCTCCAACCGCGCCGCCAACCCGATCATCGTCGGCGGCCAGATGCTGAACCTGCTGCACCCGGACCAGCTGCACGTCGGCGCCGAGTACGCCCGGCTGAACACGCTGGAGCCCGGCCAGCCGGTGGAGCACTCGCTGGACACCGCCGACCTGCTCGGCGTGGACGAGGAGACCGGCAAGCCGAACCGCCAGGAGCGCCGCCTCGACGCCGGGTACAACGGCTGGTGGTCGTGCCTGATCCCGTACGAGGTGGTCAAGGAGATCGGCTACCCGCTGCCGTTCTTCTTCCAGTGGGACGACGCGGAGTACAGCTACCGCGCCCGCGGCAAGGGCTTCCCGACGGTCACCCTGCCCGGGGCCGGCGTCTGGCACGCCGACTTCGGCTGGAAGGACTGGGACGAGTGGCACCGGTACTTCAACCTGCGCAACTCGATCATCACCGCCGCGCTGCACAGCCCGTTCAACCTGAACCTGCTCTCGCGCGTGCTGGTGGCGCAGCTGGTCCGGTACCTGCTGGGCATGCAGTACGGCCTGTCGGCCACGCTGATCAAGGCGGTCGAGGACTTCCTCGAGGGCCCGGAGATCCTGCGTGACGGTGGCGTCGCGGCGATGAAGGAGATCCGGCGGATCCGCGAGGAGTACCCGGAGACCAAGCGCCACAAGGCCACCGAGGTGCCGGGCATCGCGTCCGCGGACATCGGCATCATCAACGCCGCGCCGCGGCCGAGCCTGCAGCGCGTCATCCTGCTCAAGCGCATCATCGACCGGCTGCTCGGCAGGCACCGGTTCGGCCTTGGCGCGGTCCCGAACGACGAGGCCTCCTGGTGGCACATCTCGCTGTTCGACACCGCCGTGGTGACCGACGCCTCGCAGGAGGGTGTGCGGGTCCGCAAGTACGACCGGGACCGCATGTTCGAGCTGGGCAAGCGCGGCGTCAAGGTGCTGCAGCGACTGCGGAAGGAGGGCGCCGCGGTGCAGGAGCAGTACAAGCGCGCGATGCCCGAGCTGACCAGCCGCGAGAACTGGACGCGTCTCTACGAGCTCTGA
- a CDS encoding GtrA family protein, translated as MVSTEPEAVPDRSASPGLVGQLVRFVLIGGFCALVDSGLYWLLLQAGTWVHLAKAVSFIAGTTTAYFLNRRFTFTAGSTGGAGQVGGFVLLYTVTFFVNVGANALALSLLPDFRWRVALAWVIAQGLATTINFVMLKWVVFREKS; from the coding sequence GTGGTGTCAACCGAGCCAGAGGCGGTCCCGGACCGATCGGCCTCGCCCGGATTAGTGGGCCAGCTCGTCCGGTTCGTGCTGATCGGCGGCTTCTGCGCGCTGGTCGACTCCGGCCTCTACTGGCTGCTGCTGCAAGCCGGGACCTGGGTGCACCTGGCGAAGGCCGTGAGCTTCATCGCGGGTACCACCACCGCGTACTTCCTGAACCGCCGGTTCACCTTCACCGCCGGCAGCACCGGCGGGGCCGGGCAGGTCGGCGGTTTCGTCCTGCTCTACACGGTCACGTTCTTCGTCAACGTCGGCGCGAACGCGCTGGCGTTGAGCCTGCTCCCCGATTTCCGCTGGCGGGTCGCGCTGGCCTGGGTGATCGCCCAGGGCCTGGCGACGACCATCAACTTCGTGATGCTCAAGTGGGTCGTGTTTCGCGAGAAGTCGTGA
- a CDS encoding FAD-binding oxidoreductase translates to MSHPSPKLQTERRTLTGWGRTAPTVAEVLSTPDADLIAKAVAQAGGRGVIARGLGRSYGDPAQNAGGLVVDMTALNRIHSIDPDNALVDVDAGVNLDQLMRAALPHGLWVPVLPGTRQVTIGGAIANDIHGKNHHSAGSFGNHVRSMDLLTADGQVRTLTPEGPEAELFWATVAGIGLTGIILRATIAMKKTESAYFVVDADRTDNLDETLELLTNGSDRNYDYSMSVPDLISRDGRLGRATFSRGSLAKLDELPPKLRADPLKFDAPQLLTLPDVFPSGLVNKFTTTLAGNLWLRTVPKKGVRGKIQNLTQFYHPLDMLSEWNRGYGSKGFLQYQFSVPFGAEEQLKGLCLRIAESGHYSFLNVFKRMGDANPAPLSWPSPGFMLSVDFPIRGDLGRFCTELDEHVLAAGGRLYTAKDSRTAPETFARMYPRLDEWRKIRNSVDPEGVFASDMSRRLGL, encoded by the coding sequence GTGAGCCATCCGAGCCCGAAACTCCAGACCGAGCGGCGGACACTGACCGGCTGGGGGCGCACCGCGCCGACCGTCGCCGAAGTGCTGAGCACGCCCGATGCCGACCTGATCGCCAAGGCGGTGGCCCAGGCGGGCGGCCGCGGCGTGATCGCGCGTGGCCTGGGCCGCTCCTACGGCGACCCGGCGCAGAACGCCGGTGGCCTGGTGGTCGACATGACCGCGCTGAACCGCATCCACTCGATCGACCCGGACAACGCGCTGGTCGACGTGGACGCCGGGGTGAACCTCGACCAGCTGATGCGCGCGGCGCTGCCGCACGGGCTGTGGGTGCCGGTGCTGCCGGGCACCCGGCAGGTGACCATCGGCGGGGCCATCGCCAACGACATCCACGGCAAGAACCACCACTCCGCGGGCAGCTTCGGCAACCACGTGCGGTCGATGGACCTGCTCACCGCGGACGGCCAGGTGCGCACGCTGACGCCGGAGGGTCCCGAGGCGGAGCTCTTCTGGGCGACCGTGGCCGGGATCGGCCTGACCGGGATCATCCTGCGCGCGACCATCGCGATGAAGAAGACCGAGAGTGCGTACTTCGTGGTCGACGCGGACCGCACGGACAACCTGGACGAGACGCTGGAGCTGCTGACCAACGGCTCCGATCGCAACTACGACTACTCGATGTCGGTGCCGGACCTGATCTCGCGCGACGGGCGGCTGGGCCGGGCCACCTTCTCCCGCGGTTCGCTGGCCAAGCTCGACGAGCTGCCGCCGAAGCTGCGGGCCGACCCGCTGAAGTTCGACGCGCCGCAGCTGCTCACCCTGCCGGACGTGTTCCCGAGCGGACTGGTCAACAAGTTCACCACCACGCTGGCGGGCAACCTCTGGCTCCGCACGGTGCCGAAGAAGGGCGTGCGCGGCAAGATCCAGAACCTGACGCAGTTCTACCACCCGCTGGACATGCTCAGCGAGTGGAACCGCGGCTACGGCTCGAAGGGCTTCCTGCAGTACCAGTTCTCCGTGCCGTTCGGCGCCGAGGAGCAGCTCAAGGGGCTGTGCCTGCGGATCGCCGAGTCGGGCCACTACTCGTTCCTGAACGTGTTCAAGCGGATGGGTGACGCCAACCCGGCGCCGCTGTCCTGGCCGTCGCCGGGCTTCATGCTCAGCGTGGACTTCCCCATCCGGGGTGATCTCGGCCGGTTCTGCACCGAGCTGGACGAGCACGTGCTCGCCGCCGGCGGCAGGCTCTACACCGCGAAGGACTCGCGCACCGCGCCGGAGACCTTCGCGAGGATGTACCCGCGCCTGGACGAATGGCGCAAGATCCGCAATTCCGTTGACCCCGAGGGCGTGTTCGCGTCCGACATGAGCCGGAGGCTGGGACTTTGA
- a CDS encoding decaprenylphospho-beta-D-erythro-pentofuranosid-2-ulose 2-reductase encodes MIDAVGNPQSLLLLGGTSDIALAIAEKYLSAAPLRVVLAARPSERLEAAAQRLKNAGAEVSTVNFDAKDTASHPAVVEQAFAGGDIDVAVVAFGLLGDAEELWQDHPKAVEAATVNYTAAVSVGVALSEKLKQQGHGTVIALSSVAGERVRRSNFVYGSTKAGFDGFYLGLGEALAPHGVKVTVVRSGQVRTKMTEGMKDAPLTTNVEDVAATAVDAARRGKDLVWSPAPFRFVMSALRHVPRPIFRKLPL; translated from the coding sequence TTGATCGACGCCGTGGGAAACCCGCAATCGCTGCTGCTGCTCGGCGGCACCTCGGACATCGCGCTGGCGATCGCCGAGAAGTACCTGAGCGCCGCCCCGCTGCGGGTGGTGCTGGCGGCGCGGCCGTCCGAGCGGCTGGAGGCGGCCGCGCAGCGGCTGAAGAACGCCGGGGCCGAGGTGTCCACGGTGAACTTCGACGCCAAGGACACCGCCTCGCACCCGGCGGTCGTCGAGCAGGCCTTCGCCGGTGGTGACATCGACGTCGCGGTGGTCGCGTTCGGGCTGCTCGGCGACGCCGAGGAGCTGTGGCAGGACCACCCGAAGGCCGTCGAGGCGGCCACGGTGAACTACACCGCCGCGGTCTCGGTGGGCGTGGCGCTGTCGGAGAAGCTCAAGCAGCAGGGCCACGGCACGGTCATCGCACTGTCCTCTGTGGCCGGTGAGCGGGTGCGCCGGTCGAACTTCGTCTACGGCTCCACCAAGGCCGGTTTCGACGGCTTCTACCTCGGCCTCGGCGAGGCGCTCGCACCGCACGGGGTCAAGGTCACCGTGGTCCGCTCCGGCCAGGTCCGGACGAAGATGACCGAGGGCATGAAGGACGCGCCGCTGACCACGAACGTCGAGGACGTCGCGGCCACCGCGGTCGACGCGGCCCGGCGCGGCAAGGACCTGGTGTGGTCGCCCGCGCCGTTCCGGTTCGTCATGTCGGCGCTGCGGCACGTGCCCCGGCCGATCTTCCGCAAGCTCCCGCTCTGA
- a CDS encoding YceI family protein, whose protein sequence is MTVELPAPGTYRIDPASSVVGLAGRHLFGLAPVRGRFAIRAGTIQVADPITDSLAEASIDVASFDTGNSQRDNEVRSPRYLDAGRFPLIEFISGRVAVDDGAWKLTGELTVRETTREVALDIETASRAGDGFTVRARTKVNRTDFGVTTLRGLGGSVFELTLDVTATAAHQG, encoded by the coding sequence ATGACCGTCGAACTGCCCGCTCCCGGCACCTACCGCATCGATCCGGCCAGTTCGGTGGTCGGCCTGGCCGGCCGTCACCTGTTCGGGCTGGCCCCGGTGCGCGGCCGGTTTGCCATCCGGGCGGGCACCATCCAGGTCGCCGACCCGATCACCGACTCGCTCGCCGAGGCGTCCATCGACGTGGCCAGCTTCGACACCGGCAACAGTCAGCGCGACAACGAGGTCCGCTCGCCGCGCTACCTCGACGCGGGCCGGTTCCCGCTGATCGAGTTCATCTCCGGCCGGGTGGCGGTGGACGACGGGGCGTGGAAGCTCACCGGCGAGCTGACCGTGCGGGAGACCACGCGCGAGGTCGCGCTCGACATCGAAACCGCTTCACGCGCCGGAGACGGCTTCACCGTGCGAGCGCGGACGAAGGTGAACCGCACGGACTTCGGCGTCACTACCCTGCGGGGGCTCGGGGGCAGCGTTTTCGAACTCACCCTCGACGTCACCGCGACCGCTGCTCACCAGGGCTGA
- a CDS encoding decaprenyl-phosphate phosphoribosyltransferase — MSEATERTDEKDKVEEKPTLSDELETAEDAPEPEPVAPAKGRGPLGTAKGVLKTARPRQWVKNVLVFAAPFTAAQFGNGGVLLDAAIAFVAFSLVASSIYLINDAVDVEADRAHPTKCKRPIAAGIVPVPVAYVSAVAFFAVGLGISFLASPQLSIVLVVYEAVQLGYCFGLKHQPVIDLAIVGSGFLMRSIAGGVAAGIALSQWFLLVTAFGSLFMVAGKRYAEVMLFERTGAKIRSSLKKYSASYLRFVWATSAAILIMSYSLWAFELRERADGSVWPVVSMVPFVVAVLRYAVDVDGGKAGEPEEIALSDRVLQVLGVTWVVTLGLAYYL; from the coding sequence ATGAGTGAAGCAACCGAGCGAACCGACGAGAAGGACAAGGTGGAGGAGAAGCCCACCCTGTCCGACGAACTGGAGACGGCCGAAGACGCGCCGGAACCGGAGCCGGTCGCGCCCGCGAAGGGCCGTGGCCCGCTGGGCACCGCGAAGGGGGTGCTGAAGACCGCGCGCCCGCGCCAGTGGGTGAAGAACGTGCTGGTCTTCGCCGCGCCCTTCACCGCGGCGCAGTTCGGCAACGGGGGTGTGCTGCTCGACGCGGCCATCGCCTTCGTGGCGTTCTCGCTGGTGGCGTCCTCGATCTACCTGATCAACGACGCGGTGGACGTGGAAGCCGACCGCGCGCACCCGACCAAGTGCAAGCGGCCGATCGCGGCGGGCATCGTGCCGGTGCCGGTGGCCTACGTCTCGGCGGTGGCGTTCTTCGCCGTCGGGCTGGGCATCTCGTTCCTGGCCAGCCCGCAGCTGTCGATCGTGCTGGTGGTCTACGAAGCCGTGCAGCTCGGTTACTGCTTCGGCCTCAAGCACCAGCCGGTGATCGACCTGGCCATCGTCGGCTCGGGCTTCCTGATGCGCTCGATCGCCGGTGGTGTCGCCGCCGGCATCGCGCTCTCGCAGTGGTTCCTGCTGGTCACCGCGTTCGGCTCGCTGTTCATGGTGGCGGGCAAGCGGTACGCCGAGGTGATGCTCTTCGAGCGCACCGGGGCGAAGATCCGCTCCTCGCTGAAGAAGTACTCGGCGAGCTACCTGCGGTTCGTCTGGGCGACCTCGGCCGCCATCCTGATCATGTCCTACAGCCTGTGGGCGTTCGAGCTGCGTGAGCGCGCCGACGGTTCGGTGTGGCCGGTGGTCTCGATGGTGCCGTTCGTGGTCGCCGTGCTGCGGTACGCCGTCGACGTCGACGGCGGCAAGGCCGGTGAGCCGGAGGAGATCGCGCTCAGCGACCGGGTGCTGCAGGTTCTCGGCGTGACCTGGGTCGTCACGCTGGGCTTGGCCTACTACTTGTAA
- a CDS encoding phosphatase PAP2 family protein → MLERNEPAPEVKVLAKVQGAIKRPVTVKAARGLSHFGEHSAGWFALGLVGAAVDKERRRDWLVAAAGVVGAHAASIAVKRVVRRPRPEHPSVEVLVGTPSKLSFPSSHATSTTAAAVLYSGLTGRNLVPALVPPMLASRLVLGVHYPTDVLAGAALGGVVGGLIRRKLKQR, encoded by the coding sequence ATGCTTGAGCGGAACGAGCCCGCTCCCGAGGTCAAGGTCCTCGCCAAGGTCCAGGGCGCGATCAAGCGCCCGGTGACGGTGAAGGCCGCTCGCGGCCTGAGCCACTTCGGTGAGCACAGCGCGGGCTGGTTCGCGCTCGGCCTGGTCGGCGCCGCGGTGGACAAGGAACGGCGCCGGGACTGGCTGGTCGCGGCGGCCGGCGTGGTCGGCGCGCACGCCGCGTCCATCGCGGTCAAGCGGGTGGTCCGCCGCCCGCGACCGGAGCACCCGAGCGTCGAGGTGCTGGTCGGCACCCCGAGCAAGCTGAGCTTCCCGTCTTCGCACGCCACCTCCACCACGGCGGCGGCGGTGCTCTACTCCGGACTGACCGGGCGTAACCTCGTGCCTGCACTCGTGCCGCCGATGCTGGCCTCACGCCTCGTGCTCGGCGTGCACTACCCGACGGACGTGCTCGCCGGAGCGGCACTGGGCGGGGTCGTCGGCGGTCTCATCCGACGGAAGCTGAAGCAAAGATGA
- the glf gene encoding UDP-galactopyranose mutase codes for MSAQTNPVKITEHEFAGYDLIVVGSGFFGLTVAERAATQLGKRVLVLERRGHIGGNAYSEAEPETGIEVHKYGAHLFHTSNKRVWEYVNQFTEFTNYQHRVFGKYQGQVYPLPMNLALINQFFGKSHTPDEARELIAKQASEFNTEDAQNLEEKAISLIGRPLYEAFIRGYTAKQWENDPKNLGANIITRLPVRYTFDNRYFNDTYEGLPVNGYTAWLEKMAEHENIEVRLNVDYFDVREAIPAGTPTVYTGPLDRYFDYSAGRFTWRTVDFESEVVQAGDFQGTSVVNYNDEEVPYTRIIEFRHFHPERKHYPNDKTVVFREYSRFADEKDEPYYPINTPENRDKLEKYRELAKVEAKERNVLFGGRLGTYKYLDMHMAIGSALTAFDNKIAPHLTDGAPLDGSLDA; via the coding sequence GTGAGCGCGCAGACGAACCCCGTCAAGATTACTGAACACGAATTCGCCGGTTACGACCTGATCGTGGTTGGGTCGGGTTTCTTCGGCCTGACCGTGGCCGAGCGAGCCGCCACCCAGCTGGGCAAGCGGGTGCTGGTGCTCGAACGCCGCGGCCACATCGGCGGCAACGCCTACTCCGAGGCGGAGCCGGAAACCGGTATCGAGGTGCACAAGTACGGCGCGCACCTGTTCCACACCTCGAACAAGCGCGTGTGGGAGTACGTGAACCAGTTCACCGAGTTCACGAACTACCAGCACCGGGTGTTCGGCAAGTACCAGGGGCAGGTCTACCCGCTGCCGATGAACCTGGCGCTGATCAACCAGTTCTTCGGCAAGTCGCACACGCCGGACGAGGCGCGCGAGCTCATCGCCAAGCAGGCTTCGGAGTTCAACACCGAGGACGCGCAGAACCTCGAGGAGAAGGCGATCTCGCTGATCGGCCGTCCCCTCTACGAGGCGTTCATCCGCGGCTACACGGCCAAGCAGTGGGAGAACGACCCGAAGAACCTCGGCGCGAACATCATCACCCGCCTGCCGGTGCGCTACACCTTCGACAACCGCTACTTCAACGACACCTACGAGGGCCTGCCGGTCAACGGCTACACCGCGTGGCTGGAGAAGATGGCGGAGCACGAGAACATCGAGGTGCGGCTGAACGTCGACTACTTCGACGTGCGCGAGGCCATCCCGGCGGGCACCCCGACGGTCTACACCGGGCCGCTGGACCGCTACTTCGACTACTCCGCGGGCCGGTTCACCTGGCGCACGGTCGACTTCGAGTCCGAGGTCGTGCAGGCCGGTGACTTCCAGGGCACCTCGGTGGTCAACTACAACGACGAGGAAGTGCCCTACACCCGGATCATCGAGTTCCGGCACTTCCACCCGGAGCGCAAGCACTACCCGAACGACAAGACGGTGGTCTTCCGCGAGTACTCCCGGTTCGCCGACGAGAAGGACGAGCCGTACTACCCGATCAACACCCCGGAGAACCGCGACAAGCTGGAGAAGTACCGGGAGCTGGCCAAGGTCGAGGCCAAGGAGCGCAACGTGCTCTTCGGCGGCCGCCTCGGCACCTACAAGTACCTCGACATGCACATGGCGATCGGCTCCGCGCTGACCGCGTTCGACAACAAGATCGCCCCGCACCTGACCGACGGTGCCCCCCTCGACGGGTCGCTCGATGCTTGA